In Porites lutea chromosome 1, jaPorLute2.1, whole genome shotgun sequence, a single genomic region encodes these proteins:
- the LOC140936821 gene encoding uncharacterized protein, translating to MAEAFSKRQEKPTDRTSSHYKQAVARSIRNPPVGYVVNSHHIQCEYRFEEGQEDVKKFYPLLDSLEQVFSKPLFCCGGSLQPPDIDKFTLKVKPTKDKEHWLEYKLANLPVEELLKYCSPAPFGDLRKMKTVLDSEVRLAYEIETERFKIDSSARGLEVVPEGICIEKHIEDTLTPGRYVKLDRYKVNVYSEGGFFKPHADSPSGDEMIGTLVLCLPSPHKGGELCVSHDGLEHVFDFSNHSGDKSKIQWAAFYSSCIHEVKPVLEGHRVTVTYKITLPNDCHKQRGTEFIPGYSVPVKEHFEVSTESPSVIAKNLANVNDELQKIRQKVSGSPSHIGILLKHKYISKGLQQRLLKGEDKVLYDFLIEKQWKCTLMSVLSRYQTAAVYPDSIEDAELEQSHEIYELNQLPSSPFAVINEAPRNYWRMGFRRDHRKWRAGIPFIDIYRRDENGALVRNNGGHGQWLANDVEAVGVDKIYLESAVIVELCEKP from the coding sequence ATGGCTGAGGCTTTTTCTAAGCGGCAGGAGAAACCAACCGACCGAACATCCTCTCATTACAAACAAGCAGTAGCAAGATCGATACGAAATCCTCCTGTAGGCTATGTCGTTAACAGTCATCACATCCAATGCGAATACCGTTTCGAGGAAGGACAAGAAGACGTCAAAAAATTTTACCCGCTTCTAGACAGTCTTGAGCAGGTTTTCTCTAAGCCCTTGTTCTGCTGTGGAGGAAGTTTACAGCCCCCAGATATCGATAAATTTACCTTAAAAGTGAAGCCAACAAAAGACAAGGAGCACTGGCTTGAATACAAGCTGGCGAATCTTCCTGTGGAAGAGCTATTAAAATATTGCAGTCCTGCACCGTTCGGAGACttaaggaaaatgaaaacagtgCTTGATTCCGAAGTTCGTCTGGCTTACGAAATTGAAACCGAAAGATTCAAGATTGATTCGTCGGCGAGAGGGCTTGAAGTTGTTCCAGAGGGAATATGTATTGAAAAACACATTGAAGACACCCTGACTCCGGGAAGATATGTTAAACTTGATCGTTACAAAGTCAACGTTTACAGCGAAGGGGGCTTTTTTAAGCCGCACGCCGACAGCCCTTCTGGTGATGAGATGATAGGCACGCTTGTCCTTTGCCTTCCTTCGCCCCACAAGGGAGGGGAACTGTGCGTTAGCCACGATGGTTTAGAACACGTCTTTGACTTCTCGAATCATTCTGGGGACAAAAGCAAGATTCAGTGGGCTGCGTTTTACAGCAGTTGCATTCACGAGGTTAAACCTGTTCTCGAAGGACACAGAGTTACCGTTACCTACAAAATAACTCTACCAAACGATTGTCACAAGCAACGTGGCACCGAGTTTATTCCGGGATATTCTGTACCTGTAAAAGAACATTTTGAAGTAAGCACAGAAAGTCCCTCCGTGATTGCCAAAAATCTTGCCAACGTAAACGATGAGCTGCAAAAGATTCGCCAAAAGGTCAGTGGTTCACCTTCTCATATTGGAATTCTTTTAAAGCACAAATACATCTCAAAGGGGCTTCAACAACGTCTGCTCAAAGGAGAAGACAAAGTGTTGTACGACTTTTTAATTGAGAAACAATGGAAATGCACGCTAATGAGTGTGCTGTCACGATACCAGACCGCGGCCGTGTATCCCGACTCAATAGAAGATGCAGAATTGGAGCAAAGTCACGAAATATATGAGTTGAATCAACTGCCCTCTTCCCCTTTTGCCGTTATTAATGAAGCCCCTCGTAACTACTGGCGAATGGGATTCCGCAGAGACCATCGAAAATGGCGTGCGGGTATCCCCTTCATCGACATTTACAGAAGAGACGAAAATGGTGCACTGGTTCGAAATAATGGAGGACACGGCCAATGGCTGGCTAACGATGTTGAAGCTGTTGGAGTAGACAAGATTTATTTGGAGTCAGCAGTTATCGTGGAACTTTGTGAGAAACCGTAA
- the LOC140947816 gene encoding histone H2B, gonadal-like, with the protein MAPKVAGKKGEKRAGKAKAPSDGKKKRRGKRKESYAIYIYKVLKQVHPDTGISSKAMGIMNSFVNDIFERIATEASRLAHYNKKSTISSREIQTAIRLLLPGELAKHAVSEGTKAVTKYTSSK; encoded by the coding sequence ATGGCACCCAAAGTTGCAGGAAAGAAAGGCGAGAAGAGAGCTGGAAAGGCAAAGGCCCCATCTGAtggaaagaagaagaggaggggaaagagaaaggaaagctATGCCATCTACATCTACAAGGTGTTGAAGCAAGTTCACCCTGACACTGGCATCTCCAGCAAAGCCATGGGCATCATGAACTCGTTTGTGAACGACATCTTTGAGCGCATCGCCACCGAAGCTTCCCGCCttgcccactacaacaagaaatcAACCATCAGTTCTCGCGAGATCCAGACCGCCATCAGGCTGCTTTTGCCCGGTGAACTGGCAAAACACGCTGTCAGTGAAGGAACCAAAGCTGTGACCAAGTACACCAGCAGCAAGTAA
- the LOC140936841 gene encoding histone H2A-like — protein MSGRGKGKAKGTKSKSRSSRAGLQFPVGRIHRLLRKGNYAERVGAGAPVYLAAVLEYLSAEILELAGNAARDNKKTRIIPRHLQLAVRNDEELNKLLAGVTIAQGGVLPNIQAVLLPKKTEKKPKA, from the coding sequence atgTCTGGTCGCGGTAAAGGAAAGGCAAAGGGCACCAAGTCCAAAAGCCGATCATCCCGAGCAGGACTTCAGTTCCCTGTTGGACGTATCCACCGTCTTCTTCGCAAAGGCAACTATGCTGAGCGTGTTGGCGCCGGTGCCCCAGTCTACTTGGCTGCAGTGCTTGAGTATTTGAGCGCCGAGATCCTCGAGTTGGCGGGCAATGCTGCTCGTGACAACAAGAAGACTAGAATCATTCCCCGTCACCTTCAGCTTGCTGTCCGCAACGACGAAGAGTTGAACAAACtgcttgccggtgtcaccatcgctcaaggagGTGTTCTGCCCAACATCCAGGCTGTTCTTCTGCCCAAGAAGACCGAGAAGAAACCAAAAGCCTAA
- the LOC140927639 gene encoding histone H4: MSGRGKGGKGLGKGGAKRHRKILRDNIQGITKPAIRRLARRGGVKRISGLIYEETRGVLKVFLENVIRDAVTYTEHAKRKTVTAMDVVYALKRQGRTLYGFGG, translated from the coding sequence ATGTCTGGTCGCGGTAAAGGAGGCAAAGGTCTAGGAAAAGGAGGCGCAAAGCGTCACCGAAAAATTCTTCGTGACAACATCCAAGGCATCACCAAGCCAGCTATCCGTCGTCTTGCTCGCCGTGGCGGTGTGAAGCGAATCTCTGGCCTCATCTACGAAGAGACTCGTGGTGTTCTCAAAGTTTTCTTGGAGAATGTGATCCGTGATGCTGttacctacaccgagcacgccaaacGCAAGACTGTGACAGCCATGGATGTGGTGTACGCTCTCAAACgtcaaggacgtactctgtacggatTTGGCGGTTAG
- the LOC140947847 gene encoding histone H3, with translation MARTKQTARKSTGGKAPRKQLATKAARKSAPATGGVKKPHRYRPGTVALREIRRYQKSTELLIRKLPFQRLVREIAQDFKTDLRFQSSAVMALQEASEAYLVGLFEDTNLCAIHAKRVTIMPKDIQLARRIRGERA, from the coding sequence ATGGCACGTACAAAGCAAACTGCCCGTAAATCAACTGGTGGAAAAGCTCCACGAAAACAGCTCGCCACAAAGGCAGCTCGTAAGAGCGCGCCTGCCACTGGAGGAGTCAAGAAACCTCATCGTTACAGGCCTGGTACAGTGGCTCTTCGTGAAATCCGTCGTTACCAGAAGTCCACTGAGCTGCTAATCCGCAAGCTGCCCTTTCAGCGTCTTGTGCGAGAAATCGCTCAAGACTTCAAGACCGATCTGCGTTTCCAGAGCTCTGCTGTGATGGCTCTTCAAGAAGCAAGCGAGGCTTATCTCGTTGGTCTGTTTGAAGACACCAACTTGTGCGCCATCCACGCCAagcgtgtcaccatcatgcccaAGGACATACAGTTGGCCCGCAGAATCCGCGGAGAGCGTGCATAA
- the LOC140947835 gene encoding histone H1.0-B-like yields MSEAAQAKSPAKKKSSKPKKPADHPPYSEMIKAAIVALKERGGSSRQAIEKYIKANYKVGEVGPHLKTALKRGVAGGKLVHTKGVGASGSFKVPKEEKKAPKKPAKKPKKPAAKKVAKKPAAKKPAAKKPAAKKKPAKKTAVKKPSKKSSPKKTAAKKPAAQKAAAKKTKKPAAKKPAKKTAAKKTAKK; encoded by the coding sequence ATGTCTGAAGCAGCACAAGCGAAGTCACCGGCTAAGAAGAAGTCATCTAAGCCTAAAAAGCCAGCTGATCACCCCCCATACAGTGAGATGATCAAAGCTGCTATTGTAGCTCTGAAAGAGCGAGGCGGATCTTCGCGCCAAGCCATCGAGAAGTACATCAAAGCCAACTACAAGGTTGGCGAGGTCGGCCCACACTTGAAGACGGCTCTCAAGAGAGGAGTTGCTGGTGGAAAGTTAGTACACACCAAAGGAGTTGGCGCTTCTGGCTCCTTCAAGGTGCCCAAGGAGGAAAAGAAGGCTCCGAAGAAACCGGCGAAGAAGCCAAAGAAGCCCGCCGCCAAGAAGGTAGCAAAGAAACCAGCGGCTAAAAAGCCAGCGGCGAAGAAACCAGCGGCTAAGAAGAAGCCAGCCAAGAAAACAGCAGTTAAAAAGCCCAGTAAGAAATCATCACCAAAGAAGACTGCAGCAAAGAAACCAGCCGCGCAGAAAGCTGcagcaaaaaagacaaagaagcCTGCAGCAAAAAAGCCCGCCAAGAAAACTGCCGCCAAAAAAACCGCCAAGAAGTAA